The genomic region ACGATCCGCAGGGTATTCAGGAACATCTCCTCCGTCTCCGTGGGAAAGCCGGCGATCAGGTCCGCGCCGAAGACGACGCCGGGCCGCAGCTGGCGGGCCCGGGCGCAGATGTCGATGGCGTTCCGGCGCAGGTGGCGGCGCTTCATGCGCTTGAGGATCATGTCGTCCCCGGCCTGGAGGCTGAGATGCAGGTGGGGCATCAGGCGCGGTTCCTCCGCGATCAGGCGCCACAGGTCCGCGTCAATCTCCACCGGATCGATGGAGGACAGGCGCAGGCGGGGCAGGTCCGGGACCTGGGCCAGCAGACGGCGGATCATCTGGCCCAGCGACGGCTGGCCCGGCAGATCCCCACCGTAGGATGAAATATCCACGCCGGTCAGGACAACCTCGTTATATCCGCTTTCCACCAGAAGGCGCACCTGGCGCACCACCTCACCCATGGGCACGCTGCGGGAATTGCCGCGGCCGTACGGAATGATGCAGAAGGTGCACCGGTGGTCACAGCCGTTCTGGACCTGCACAAAGGCCCGGGCCTTGCCCTCAAACCCGCTGACCAGATGGGCGGCCGTTTCGCGCACCGCCATAATGTCGTTGACTTGGACCTTTTCCCCGCCGGGCTGCAGGGACCAGCTGGCGGCTTTCAGCTTGTCGTCGTTGCCAAGGACACGGGTGACGCCGGGCAGGGCCGCAAAGTCCTGCGGCCGGATCTGGGCTGCGCAGCCCGCCACTATGATAGGTGTATCCGGGCTTTCCCGGTGCATGCGGCGGATGGCCTGCCGGGCCTGGCGCTCAGCCTCGGCCGTGACAGCACAGGTATTGACGATGATCACATTGTCCAGCCCGGCGCTGTGGGCATGGCTGCGCATCACCTCGGACTCATGCACATTCAGCCGGCAGCCGAAGGTGACAACCCGCGGTCCGGGTCTGTCTTCTGCCTGGTCCGTCACAGGTGATTCCGCGGTAGTGGAAATGTCCATAATCCCTCTCCCTGCCCTCTTATAGAAAACAACCCGGGCAGGGAACAAGGCCAGGATATA from Pseudomonadota bacterium harbors:
- the mtaB gene encoding tRNA (N(6)-L-threonylcarbamoyladenosine(37)-C(2))-methylthiotransferase MtaB; the protein is MDISTTAESPVTDQAEDRPGPRVVTFGCRLNVHESEVMRSHAHSAGLDNVIIVNTCAVTAEAERQARQAIRRMHRESPDTPIIVAGCAAQIRPQDFAALPGVTRVLGNDDKLKAASWSLQPGGEKVQVNDIMAVRETAAHLVSGFEGKARAFVQVQNGCDHRCTFCIIPYGRGNSRSVPMGEVVRQVRLLVESGYNEVVLTGVDISSYGGDLPGQPSLGQMIRRLLAQVPDLPRLRLSSIDPVEIDADLWRLIAEEPRLMPHLHLSLQAGDDMILKRMKRRHLRRNAIDICARARQLRPGVVFGADLIAGFPTETEEMFLNTLRIV